One Denticeps clupeoides chromosome 3, fDenClu1.1, whole genome shotgun sequence DNA window includes the following coding sequences:
- the LOC114785456 gene encoding complement C3-like gives MRSVWWLVVLLSPPTLSECEPLYIMLSPNILRVGSLERVFVEAQDYAGPGLDVTVMVKDYPGKKKDLVRKTVTLKATNQNQALIKITVPGGAPSFDEDTTENQYVYLQAQFPDHLLEKVVLVSFQQGYMFVQTDKMAYSPSSTVRYKIFCLSPGLQPLDKNVVVEMVSPGGTIVKQEVISVESGMGSGAYRVPEAISFGVWKIVTRFQNSLQLSFTSKFVVRGNRPQHFQVRLSPRKTFFSIDDEELRVNIMARFLFGKDVEAVGFVVFGLLTKDNKRMDLQDAPQRIEIRRGRGEAVLRREQILQTFPDVNWLLYSSIHISASVVADAGREIVEAQETVQIIASPYRIHFSGTPKFFKPGSPLSITARTKAPGLPDARQAEAQMTFQAFQTAKGSGSFLHMSADAAEVAIGEDVLVTMTRGDGPADHEMTCLILNKGQIYHVERLRGNKVFWTLQVTKDMVPSFRVVAYYHTGSSEVASNSVWVDVKDTCMGTLKLTKERHRSVYNPGSPLSLSIAGDPGAKVFLFAVDKGVGPRGDPHRLTQTKIWDAIESRDPGCTAGSGKDSMGVFYDAGLLFESSTAGGTSIRTGQDEDMDDILDILEYMNSRYQSEEAWLWDEQVLPECRYRPCNATSVSKRLFLHRSITSSEISAVSVSGSHGICVAEPLEVRTMKDFFVHLVLPYVAKRYEQLEMKAVLYNYGDEDMKVRVELTRKRDMCTAASPVDRNYQVVQVKVNSSYAVPFVIAPLELGKHTVEVKAVGYNLILYDGVRKDLYVQPEGLLRSTVVKKILLNPVKYGGIQTELVTIRWSDVVGRMLHTPASVHIRVEGQDLSRIMEKTFRGESLSAFLFQPGGNSLENMLTMTLPLTAAHYMDRTNQWDEVGMEKRAAAVEYISTGYQRQLTHLRPDGSFGVFMTRPSSTWLTAYVVKIFTLAGDVTPVETNVVCGALRWLLLKTQQTDGSFRELFPAVFALGRIWSRKDTDASLTAFVLTVMQESQHLCPGTNLVEGMRKAVQYLELRVFTLDSAYPAAMVSYALANVGRLSEDFLWKHASPKGNVWPVPGDHSFTLEATAYALLALLKTNELEKAGAVVRWLNTEKASAGMYGSIQSTLIVYQAVAEYRTRGKELLNVSLQVTVDPGPTHRPTTWTFNRRNALVSRWTQATVAYSAVENDQKEACRHFKLNVTLEKQSEEISNPAPALSILSEGRQATTSVLEIELLTGFVVDAGDLAKLSSLEGVSVKRPDVNEASPLVFYLDTVQSFIFSSFCCFCVLYVLPSFSQASSAETHRLRLMVHKVVEVVALLQPAAVRVRRFNSAESLCVKFYHPQRGGGLLNKICHSDVCRCVEARCGVQKKRDLQQAERRDNACVPGVDYVYKVTYEQAEAVAHTDTYHMRVEQVLKEGTDSLVQGKVRLFMAHPSCRQTLDLTKGRSYLLMGHYRDLVQSNGSYLYSLSESTWIEYWPTEVERASPALKKNLADIEAFAEYIKTTGCLF, from the exons ATGCGTTCGGTGTGGTGGCTCGTTGTGCTTCTGTCGCCCCCCACACTCTCAGAGTGTGAGCCTCT CTACATCATGTTGTCTCCAAACATCTTGAGGGTGGGGTCATTGGAGAGAGTGTTTGTGGAGGCCCAGGATTACGCAGGACCTGGGCTGGACGTCACAGTCATGGTGAAGGACTACCCAGGCAAGAAGAAGGATCTGGTCAGGAAGACTGTAACCCTGAAAGCAACTAACCAAAACCAAGCTCTGATAAAGATAACT GTTCCTGGAGGAGCCCCCAGTTTCGATGAGGACACCACAGAGAACCAGTATGTTTACCTGCAGGCCCAGTTCCCCGACCATCTTTTGGAGAAGGTGGTTCTTGTGTCCTTCCAACAAGGATACATGTTTGTTCAGACAGACAAGATGGCGTATTCTCCTTCAAGCACAG TCCGATACAAAATCTTCTGCCTGAGTCCTGGTCTACAACCTCTGGATAAGAATGTTGTAGTAGAAATGGTG AGCCCTGGTGGAACCATTGTGAAGCAGGAAGTCATCAGTGTCGAGAGTGGAATGGGCTCAGGGGCTTACAGAGTTCCTGAAGCAATCag CTTTGGGGTGTGGAAGATAGTGACCAGGTTCCAGAACAGTCTGCAGTTAAGCTTCACATCCAAATTTGTGGTCAGAGGCAACC GGCCACAACACTTCCAAGTGAGACTGAGTCCCAGAAAAACGTTCTTCTCTATTGATGATGAGGAGCTCAGGGTTAATATCATGGCCCG GTTTTTATTTGGCAAGGATGTGGAAGCAGTGGGGTTCGTGGTGTTCGGGCTTCTGACAAAAGACAATAAGAGAATGGATCTGCAAGATGCACCACAAAGAATAGAG ATCCGCCGTGGCAGAGGCGAGGCTGTGCTGAGGAGAGAGCAGATCCTGCAGACCTTCCCAGATGTGAACTGGCTGCTCTACTCCTCCATACACATCTCTGCTAGCGTTGTGGCCGACGCAG GCCGTGAAATTGTGGAGGCGCAGGAGACGGTTCAGATCATCGCGTCACCATACCGCATTCACTTCAGTGGAACCCCCAAGTTCTTCAAGCCAGGAAGCCCCTTATCTATAACG GCGAGAACCAAAGCTCCCGGGCTCCCGGATGCCAGGCAAGCTGAGGCACAGATGACGTTTCAGGCCTTCCAGACTGCAAAAGGATCCGGGAGCTTCCTGCACATGAGCGCGGATGCCGCGGAAGTGGCGATCGGAGAGGATGTCCTGGTCACCATGACACGGGGTGACGGGCCCGCGGACCACGAAATGACCTGTCTG ATTCTGAACAAAGGACAGATCTACCACGTTGAGAGGTTGAGAGGAAACAAAGTGTTCTGGACGCTACAAGTGACTAAGGACATGGTCCCCTCCTTCCGCGTCGTGGCCTATTACCACACAGGCTCCTCGGAGGTGGCGTCCAACTCCGTCTGGGTGGATGTGAAGGACACGTGCATGGGGACG CTCAAGCTGACCAAAGAAAGACATCGCTCTGTCTACAACCCCGGGTCCCCTTTGTCTTTATCTATAGCCGGGGACCCTGGTGCAAAAGTCTTCCTGTTTGCTGTCGACAAAGGAGTCGGCCCCCGCGGTGACCCACACAGACTCACTCAGACCAAG ATCTGGGACGCGATCGAGAGCCGGGACCCTGGCTGCACTGCTGGCAGCGGGAAGGACAGCATGGGCGTTTTCTACGATGCCGGGCTGCTGTTTGAGTCCAGCACTGCCGGAGGAACGTCCATCCGGACAG gtCAGGATGAGGACATGGACGACATCTTGGACATATTGGAATACATGAATTCCCGTTATCAGTCAGAGGAGGCCTGGCTCTGGGACGAGCAGGTGCTTCCTGAGTGCCGGTACAGACCCTG CAACGCCACCTCTGTCAGCAAGCGGCTTTTTCTACACCGCTCCATCACCAGCTCGGAGATCTCTGCTGTCAGCGTTTCCGGAAGTCACG GTATCTGTGTGGCAGAACCGTTGGAGGTCCGCACCATGAAGGACTTCTTCGTACACCTGGTTCTACCGTATGTTGCCAAGCGCTACGAGCAGCTGGAAATGAAAGCCGTTCTCTACAACTATGGGGACGAGGACATGAAG GTGCGAGTGGAGCTGACGAGAAAGAGGGACATGTGCACCGCCGCCAGCCCGGTAGACCGTAACTACCAGGTGGTCCAGGTAAAGGTCAACTCTTCCTATGCCGTGCCCTTCGTGATCGCCCCTTTGGAACTGGGGAAGCACACGGTGGAGGTCAAGGCAGTTGGCTACAACTTAATCTTATATGATGGTGTGAGGAAGGACCTCTATGTGCAG CCGGAAGGCCTGCTGAGAAGCACGGTTGTGAAGAAGATCTTGCTGAACCCAGTAAAATATG GTGGCATTCAGACAGAGTTGGTGACAATCCGGTGGTCTGACGTGGTGGGCCGCATGCTGCACACACCGGCCAGTGTTCACATCCGAGTGGAAG GCCAAGATTTGAGTCGAATCATGGAGAAGACCTTCAGGGGGGAGTCCCTCAGCGCTTTCCTATTTCAACCTGGTGGGAACAGTCTGGAGAACATGCTGACCATGACACTGCCACTCACCGCTGCCCACTACATGGACAGAACTAACCAATGGGATGAAGTAGGGATGGAGAAGCGTGCCGCAGCAGTCGAGTACATCAGCACAG GTTACCAGAGACAGCTGACGCACCTCAGACCAGATGGCTCGTTTGGTGTTTTTATGACGAGACCCAGTAGCACTTG GCTGACCGCATACGTTGTTAAAATATTCACCCTGGCCGGAGACGTCACGCCCGTAGAAACGAACGTGGTCTGCGGCGCCCTCAGGTGGCTCCTCCTGAAAACACAGCAGACTGATGGGAGCTTCAGAGAGTTGTTCCCCGCTGTGTTTGCCCTG GGCAGGATATGGAGCAGGAAGGACACGGACGCCTCGCTGACAGCGTTTGTCCTCACGGTCATGCAGGAGAGCCAACACCTCTGTCCTGGAACC aACCTCGTGGAAGGTATGAGGAAAGCCGTGCAATACCTGGAGCTCAGAGTCTTCACGCTGGACAGCGCATACCCTGCTGCCATGGTTTCCTACGCATTGGCTAATGTGGGCAGACTCAGCGAGGACTTCCTGTGGAAGCACGCCTCACCCA AAGGCAACGTGTGGCCGGTTCCCGGGGATCACTCCTTCACCCTGGAGGCCACGGCCTACGCCCTCTTGGCCTTGCTGAAGACGAACGAGTTGGAAAAGGCTGGCGCGGTTGTGCGCTGGTTGAACACCGAGAAAGCTAGTGCGGGGATGTATGGGTCCATTCAG TCCACGCTCATCGTATACCAGGCCGTGGCAGAGTACAGGACACGGGGCAAGGAGCTCCTCAACGTCAGCTTGCAAGTCACCGTCGATCCCGGTCCAACGCATCGCCCCACCACGTGGACCTTCAACCGGAGGAACGCCCTCGTGAGCCGATGGACACAG GCCACAGTCGCGTATTCCGCCGTAGAAAACGATCAGAAGGAGGCCTGCCGACATTTCAAATTAAACGTGACTCTGGAGAAGCAGTCCGAAG AAATATCAAATCCCGCTCCTGCCCTCAGCATCCTGTCTGAAGGCCGCCAGGCAACAACTTCCGTCCTGGAAATTGAGCTGCTGACCGGATTTGTTGTGGATGCTGGTGATTTAGCTAAA TTGTCGTCTTTAGAGGGCGTCAGTGTCAAGAGACCTGACGTGAATGAAGCATCGCCTCTCGTCTTCTACCTCGATACGGTACAGAGCTtcattttttcatctttctgcTGCTTCTGCGTTCTCTACGTTCTTCCTTCCTTCTCCCAGGCGTCCTCTGCAGAGACGCACCGTCTTAGGCTCATGGTGCAcaaggtggtggaggtggtcgCTCTGCTCCAGCCGGCTGCCGTCCGTGTGCGCAGGTTCAACTCGGCTG AGAGTCTGTGCGTAAAGTTCTACCACCCGCAGAGGGGAGGCGGACTCCTGAACAAGATCTGCCACAGCGATGTGTGCCGATGTGTTGAAG